ATAGAGGCCGCCTGAAAGGCGGTGGTATTAAAACGAAAACGAGAAATCAAGGAGCAATAATATCTATGGCTATTCAAGTAATGATCCCTACCCCTTTACGCAAATTTACCCAAGAACAAGATACTGTGAACGCCGAGGGCACCACGATTCGTGAATTGATCGATTCCCTTGATGCAAATTATCCTGGAATCAAAGAACGCCTCTTATCCCCGGACGGTCAAATCCCCCGTTTCCTGAATATCTATCTCGGTGATGAAGATGTCCGCCACCTCCAGCAACTCGATACCCCGGTCAAAGATGGTGACGCCATTAGTATCATCCCCGCCATCGCAGGTGGCTAGGAAAGCCGGTAATCACCAAAAGGGGGTTCATGGATACGATCCGGTACTCAGGATC
The DNA window shown above is from Verrucomicrobiota bacterium and carries:
- a CDS encoding MoaD/ThiS family protein, yielding MAIQVMIPTPLRKFTQEQDTVNAEGTTIRELIDSLDANYPGIKERLLSPDGQIPRFLNIYLGDEDVRHLQQLDTPVKDGDAISIIPAIAGG